A genomic segment from Modestobacter roseus encodes:
- a CDS encoding ABC transporter permease, giving the protein MTTATTSPRVPVARDPRVSPLSRATSSPVLRLVVKRLLMAIPIMLGVTILAFWVLSLIPGNAAQQLLGPEATPEDIAQLEEQLGLNESGVSRYLDWLGGALTGDLGNSIVSRQPVGDLLANRLPVTGELVLLAFVVSLALAIPVALLAAYKPNGLLDRVSMFVSTMGLSVANYVLALLLVLVFAVQLGALPAIGFVPLEDGLWANLKPLILPSAAIGIPLFCFYARFLRGDLVDQMQQEEYVTTARAKGIGPWQVLIRHAFRNSSFGLITVVGLNLGALIGGTVIIEQIFALPGIGQMLLQAINTRDVVVVQAAVVIFALVAVIANLVVDLLYVVLDPRIRHDSR; this is encoded by the coding sequence GTGACCACGGCCACCACCAGCCCGCGGGTCCCGGTCGCCCGGGACCCGCGGGTCTCCCCGCTCAGCCGGGCGACCAGCTCGCCGGTGCTCCGGCTGGTGGTCAAGCGGCTGTTGATGGCGATCCCGATCATGCTGGGCGTCACCATCCTGGCGTTCTGGGTGCTCAGCCTGATCCCCGGCAACGCGGCCCAGCAGCTGCTCGGCCCCGAGGCCACACCCGAGGACATCGCCCAGCTGGAGGAGCAGCTCGGACTCAACGAGTCCGGCGTCTCCCGCTACCTGGACTGGCTGGGCGGCGCGCTCACCGGCGACCTGGGCAACTCGATCGTCAGCCGCCAGCCGGTCGGCGACCTGCTCGCCAACCGGCTGCCGGTGACCGGAGAACTGGTCCTGCTGGCGTTCGTGGTGTCGCTGGCGCTGGCGATCCCGGTGGCGCTGCTGGCCGCCTACAAGCCCAACGGCCTGCTGGACCGGGTCAGCATGTTCGTCAGCACCATGGGGCTCTCGGTGGCCAACTACGTGCTGGCGCTGCTCCTGGTGCTGGTGTTCGCCGTGCAGCTCGGCGCCCTGCCGGCGATCGGGTTCGTGCCGCTGGAGGACGGGCTGTGGGCCAACCTGAAGCCGCTGATCCTGCCCTCGGCGGCGATCGGCATCCCGCTGTTCTGCTTCTACGCGCGCTTCCTGCGGGGCGACCTGGTCGACCAGATGCAGCAGGAGGAGTACGTCACCACCGCCCGCGCCAAGGGCATCGGGCCGTGGCAGGTGCTGATCAGGCACGCGTTCCGCAACTCGTCGTTCGGCCTGATCACCGTCGTCGGCCTGAACCTCGGCGCGCTGATCGGCGGCACCGTGATCATCGAGCAGATCTTCGCGCTGCCGGGCATCGGCCAGATGCTGCTGCAGGCCATCAACACCCGTGACGTCGTCGTCGTGCAGGCCGCGGTCGTGATCTTCGCGCTGGTCGCGGTGATCGCGAACCTCGTCGTCGACCTGCTGTACGTCGTCCTGGACCCGAGGATCCGCCATGACAGTCGTTGA
- a CDS encoding ABC transporter substrate-binding protein, giving the protein MSGGEITVLEDAAFAGSWPAGLDPATNTTGGSNIAMNQAIFGGLFLLTADDDGSNAEVTPNQAESYEISEDGTQFTVTLREGIEFSDGTPLDAEAVRWNWERDLSNPCTCKPTWPLAENGIEVLDPLTIRLTFTRPYPAILASFPASNVNWIASPAAVEAQGEDDFAINPVGAGPFTVVSNQLSSKLELEKNENYFKEGLPYLDGLTFQSIGGDQPAYQALQAGQAQVYEGLNTTPLLDQAQSSGQMQVTIQPATSPYVIQLNTAIAPFDDVRAREAIYRATDFEAINEGIFGGKYDVSQSFTGPGGKFHQPEIEGYPEYDLDRAKELVDELGGLTVRLGTISNYVATQINTALQTQWEEAGIDVEINDYQLSGVIQEFTGGQWQAMLQTAGAWDPAAGVGVGFRFASGVPYSGVNDPELDQLLNDAAATVDEGEREDLYRQAGELIAENFYAPFGLAFAPANLSAQGVYGPGITTKIPPILVNAGVIWDEVWQEQ; this is encoded by the coding sequence GTGAGCGGTGGCGAGATCACCGTCCTGGAGGACGCAGCCTTCGCCGGCTCCTGGCCGGCCGGACTGGACCCGGCCACCAACACCACGGGTGGCTCGAACATCGCCATGAACCAGGCGATCTTCGGTGGGCTGTTCCTGCTGACGGCGGACGACGACGGCAGCAACGCCGAGGTCACCCCCAACCAGGCGGAGAGCTACGAGATCTCCGAGGACGGCACCCAGTTCACGGTGACGCTCCGCGAGGGCATCGAGTTCAGCGACGGCACGCCGCTGGACGCCGAGGCCGTGCGCTGGAACTGGGAGCGCGACCTCTCGAACCCCTGCACCTGCAAGCCGACCTGGCCGCTGGCCGAGAACGGCATCGAGGTGCTCGACCCGCTGACCATCCGGCTGACGTTCACCCGCCCCTACCCGGCGATCCTCGCCTCCTTCCCGGCCAGCAACGTGAACTGGATCGCCAGCCCCGCCGCGGTCGAGGCGCAGGGCGAGGACGACTTCGCCATCAACCCGGTCGGCGCCGGCCCGTTCACCGTCGTCTCCAACCAGCTGAGCTCCAAGCTCGAGCTGGAGAAGAACGAGAACTACTTCAAGGAGGGCCTGCCCTACCTGGACGGGCTCACCTTCCAGTCCATCGGCGGTGACCAGCCCGCCTACCAGGCGCTGCAGGCCGGTCAGGCCCAGGTGTACGAGGGCCTGAACACCACCCCGCTGCTCGACCAGGCGCAGTCCAGTGGCCAGATGCAGGTCACGATCCAGCCGGCGACGTCGCCGTACGTCATCCAGCTGAACACCGCGATCGCCCCCTTCGACGACGTCCGGGCGCGGGAGGCCATCTACCGGGCCACCGACTTCGAGGCGATCAACGAGGGCATCTTCGGCGGCAAGTACGACGTGAGCCAGAGCTTCACCGGCCCCGGCGGCAAGTTCCACCAGCCGGAGATCGAGGGCTACCCGGAGTACGACCTCGACCGGGCCAAGGAGCTGGTGGACGAGCTCGGCGGGCTGACCGTCCGGCTCGGCACGATCAGCAACTACGTCGCCACCCAGATCAACACCGCCCTGCAGACGCAGTGGGAGGAGGCCGGGATCGACGTGGAGATCAACGACTACCAGCTCTCCGGCGTCATCCAGGAGTTCACCGGCGGGCAGTGGCAGGCGATGCTGCAGACCGCCGGCGCCTGGGACCCGGCCGCCGGTGTCGGCGTCGGCTTCCGCTTCGCCTCCGGCGTCCCCTACAGCGGGGTGAACGACCCGGAGCTGGACCAGCTGCTGAACGACGCGGCCGCCACGGTCGACGAGGGCGAGCGGGAAGACCTCTACCGGCAGGCCGGTGAGCTCATCGCGGAGAACTTCTACGCACCGTTCGGTCTGGCCTTCGCCCCCGCCAACCTCTCGGCGCAGGGCGTGTACGGGCCGGGCATCACCACCAAGATCCCGCCGATCCTGGTCAACGCCGGGGTCATCTGGGACGAGGTCTGGCAGGAGCAGTGA
- a CDS encoding amidohydrolase family protein — protein MLVDAHAHLLPRDYPADAPECFPRMEPVDGDTARTLVFGAMRFTARDAFFDAERRIQEQDASGVDVEVLSPMPPLLKYDLPAGDGLSLARWVNEATAQLCAAVPDRLKGLGMVPMQDPDAATAELKAIKDQGLLGVEIASNVLGKSIGHEQFLPFFTEVERLGLSVFVHAMPSPSERLPMSAMGTYVVGVEGAFAAGSMVTGGTAKACPDLRISFSHAAGGFPLMLPRAQYFWGGSWNEEPVDLTRAVMHDDGPSPVELARRFWYDSMVFDRRALRFLVDYLGADRLLVGSDFPAMLREDPAGRTLRTLDLPPEDLADVMSGNAFRWLGIDHP, from the coding sequence GTGCTCGTCGACGCGCACGCCCACCTGCTGCCCCGCGACTACCCGGCCGACGCCCCGGAGTGCTTCCCCCGGATGGAGCCGGTCGACGGCGACACCGCGCGCACCCTGGTCTTCGGCGCGATGCGCTTCACCGCCCGGGACGCCTTCTTCGACGCCGAGCGGCGCATCCAGGAGCAGGACGCCTCCGGGGTGGACGTCGAGGTGCTCAGCCCGATGCCGCCGCTGCTGAAGTACGACCTCCCCGCCGGCGACGGGCTGTCCCTGGCCCGCTGGGTGAACGAGGCCACCGCCCAGCTCTGCGCTGCCGTGCCGGACCGGCTCAAGGGGCTGGGCATGGTGCCGATGCAGGACCCCGACGCCGCCACCGCCGAGCTCAAGGCGATCAAGGACCAGGGGCTGCTGGGGGTGGAGATCGCCTCCAACGTGCTGGGGAAGTCGATCGGCCACGAGCAGTTCCTGCCCTTCTTCACCGAGGTCGAGCGGCTGGGCCTGTCGGTGTTCGTGCACGCCATGCCCAGCCCGTCGGAGCGGCTGCCCATGTCGGCGATGGGCACCTACGTCGTCGGCGTGGAGGGCGCCTTCGCGGCCGGCTCGATGGTGACCGGGGGGACGGCGAAGGCCTGCCCGGACCTGCGCATCTCGTTCAGCCACGCGGCCGGTGGGTTCCCGCTGATGCTGCCGCGGGCCCAGTACTTCTGGGGTGGCTCGTGGAACGAGGAGCCGGTCGACCTGACCCGCGCGGTGATGCACGACGACGGGCCCTCGCCGGTCGAGCTGGCCCGCCGGTTCTGGTACGACTCGATGGTCTTCGACCGCCGCGCGCTGCGGTTCCTCGTCGACTACCTCGGTGCCGACCGGTTGCTGGTCGGCTCGGACTTCCCGGCGATGCTGCGTGAGGACCCGGCCGGGCGCACCCTGCGCACGCTGGACCTGCCGCCCGAGGACCTCGCCGACGTGATGAGCGGCAACGCGTTCCGCTGGCTGGGGATCGACCACCCCTGA
- a CDS encoding zinc-dependent alcohol dehydrogenase produces the protein MSDSVRAMVQTGPRKMELRDFPRPRIGADDGLLRVEANGICGSDVETYKGHMSMSRGDFVPGHEPMGIVEEIGDRAAERWGVQVGDRVALEVIVPCRACAKCLTGHYQACPNRTLGHGVTGVDVEPSLFGGFAEHLYLTPNSVLHKIDATIPAEIAVMFNPLGAGVRWAVHLGGIGLGDTVVVLGAGQRGIASVIAAKAAGAGTVIVTGLAADEHKLALAREFGADHTVVVGEDGEDVVERVREITDGELADVVLELTPMAAGPVTDALKVARFGGTVVLAGLKGGREIPLSTDLIINRGLVVKGAFGVDFAGQEAAIALIESGRFPLEKLHTHTFGLDDTALAIETLAGEVPGELPVHVSVHPNLSA, from the coding sequence ATGAGCGACAGCGTGCGCGCGATGGTCCAGACCGGGCCCCGCAAGATGGAGCTGCGGGACTTCCCCCGACCGCGGATCGGCGCCGACGACGGGCTGCTGCGCGTGGAGGCCAACGGCATCTGCGGCAGCGACGTGGAGACCTACAAGGGCCACATGTCGATGAGCCGCGGCGACTTCGTCCCCGGCCACGAGCCGATGGGGATCGTCGAGGAGATCGGTGACCGCGCGGCCGAGCGGTGGGGCGTGCAGGTCGGCGACCGGGTCGCGCTGGAGGTCATCGTCCCCTGCCGGGCCTGCGCGAAGTGCCTCACCGGGCACTACCAGGCCTGCCCGAACCGGACGCTCGGGCACGGGGTCACCGGGGTGGACGTCGAGCCCAGCCTGTTCGGCGGCTTCGCCGAGCACCTCTACCTGACGCCGAACTCCGTGCTGCACAAGATCGACGCGACCATCCCCGCGGAGATCGCGGTCATGTTCAACCCGCTGGGCGCCGGCGTCCGCTGGGCCGTGCACCTGGGCGGCATCGGCCTCGGGGACACCGTCGTGGTGCTCGGCGCCGGCCAGCGCGGCATCGCCTCGGTGATCGCGGCCAAGGCCGCCGGTGCCGGGACGGTCATCGTCACCGGCCTGGCCGCCGACGAGCACAAGCTCGCGCTCGCCCGGGAGTTCGGCGCCGACCACACCGTCGTGGTGGGGGAGGACGGCGAGGACGTCGTCGAGCGGGTCCGGGAGATCACCGACGGCGAGCTGGCCGACGTCGTCCTGGAGCTCACCCCGATGGCCGCCGGCCCGGTCACCGACGCGCTCAAGGTCGCCCGGTTCGGCGGCACCGTGGTGCTCGCCGGGCTGAAGGGCGGCCGGGAGATCCCGCTGAGCACCGACCTGATCATCAACCGCGGGCTGGTCGTCAAGGGCGCGTTCGGCGTCGACTTCGCCGGCCAGGAGGCCGCGATCGCGCTGATCGAGTCCGGCCGCTTCCCGCTGGAGAAGCTGCACACCCACACCTTCGGCCTCGACGACACCGCCCTGGCCATCGAGACCCTCGCCGGCGAGGTGCCGGGGGAGCTCCCGGTGCACGTGTCGGTCCACCCCAACCTCTCCGCCTGA
- a CDS encoding NDMA-dependent alcohol dehydrogenase, with protein MSITTHAAIARGPHIGWEMVDLQLDDPKAHEVRVKFAASGLCHSDDHITQGDAPVRFPMVGGHEGAGVVESVGPDVRRVKPGDRVICSYIPACGACRPCSTGHQNMCVKGLNAGSGMFLDGTFRFHLGDEDLGGFCSLGTFSQYAVVSEWAVVPLADDIPFEVASLVGCGVPTGWGSAVYAAGVKPGDTVVVFGSGGVGSNAVQGARYAGAKNVVVVDPVEFKREMATVFGATHAFASAKEAHDFVVETTWGQLADHAILTPGVVTEEIVNSAVQMTGKGGKVTITGVGKLTEKAVHFHAGALIGYQRQVRGALFGDCNPLYDIPKLLGLYRAGDLKLDELVTRTYALDEVNQAYQDLNDGKNIRGVIVHD; from the coding sequence ATGAGCATCACCACGCACGCCGCCATCGCCCGCGGGCCGCACATCGGCTGGGAGATGGTCGACCTGCAGCTGGACGACCCCAAGGCCCACGAGGTCCGGGTCAAGTTCGCCGCCTCCGGGCTGTGCCACTCCGACGACCACATCACCCAGGGCGACGCCCCGGTGCGCTTCCCGATGGTCGGCGGCCACGAGGGCGCCGGGGTCGTCGAGTCGGTCGGCCCCGACGTCCGCCGGGTCAAGCCCGGCGACCGGGTGATCTGCTCCTACATCCCCGCCTGCGGGGCCTGCCGGCCCTGCTCGACCGGCCACCAGAACATGTGCGTCAAGGGCCTCAACGCCGGCAGCGGCATGTTCCTCGACGGCACGTTCCGGTTCCACCTGGGCGACGAGGACCTGGGCGGCTTCTGCTCGCTGGGCACCTTCTCGCAGTACGCGGTGGTCTCGGAGTGGGCGGTCGTGCCGCTGGCCGACGACATCCCCTTCGAGGTCGCCAGCCTGGTCGGCTGCGGTGTGCCCACCGGCTGGGGCTCGGCGGTCTACGCCGCCGGCGTCAAGCCCGGGGACACCGTCGTCGTCTTCGGCTCCGGCGGCGTGGGCAGCAACGCCGTGCAGGGCGCCCGGTACGCCGGCGCCAAGAACGTCGTCGTCGTCGACCCGGTGGAGTTCAAGCGGGAGATGGCGACCGTCTTCGGCGCCACGCACGCCTTCGCCTCGGCGAAGGAGGCGCACGACTTCGTGGTGGAGACGACGTGGGGCCAGCTGGCCGACCACGCCATCCTCACCCCGGGCGTCGTCACCGAGGAGATCGTCAACTCCGCGGTCCAGATGACCGGCAAGGGCGGCAAGGTGACCATCACCGGCGTCGGCAAGCTGACCGAGAAGGCCGTGCACTTCCACGCCGGCGCGCTCATCGGCTACCAGCGCCAGGTCCGCGGCGCGCTGTTCGGCGACTGCAACCCGCTCTACGACATCCCGAAGCTGCTGGGCCTCTACCGCGCCGGTGACCTCAAGCTCGACGAGCTGGTCACCCGCACCTACGCCCTCGACGAGGTCAACCAGGCCTACCAGGACCTCAACGACGGCAAGAACATCCGCGGCGTCATCGTCCACGACTGA
- a CDS encoding aldehyde dehydrogenase family protein — protein sequence MTIAPPGPQAGSPLLIDDAQLIGGDWVPAAGGQTIDVINPATGEVLGRVPRGGADDVDAAVRAAEAAFPAWRDTNATARGALITRWAQLIDQHATELDQLESQEVGRPSWGPPPMSRILNFIAGQADKVQGVTLPTYTPDAIGLTLREPYGVVGAVIPWNAPAPMFVNDVGPAIAAGNTIVIKPAEDAPLTALALAKLALEAGIPPGVVNVVTGYGHEAGAAIPAHPRIRRMSFTGSPDTGALVMAACAQNLTPLHLELGGKSPQVILAGADLDAAIPAIAMGITMNTGQICAAGSRVVVERSIHAEVVQRLAEQMSKVKVGPWYEQVNMGPLINGKQHERVLKYMQLGQEEGADLVLGGGRPSGEQYERGFFVEPTLFDNVDPAMRIHQEEIFGPVLGVTPVADEAEALAVANGTDYGLVASVWTNDVGQAVRFARGLQAGQVAVNAALGAGVIGGPFGGYKRSGFGRTMGADAVLDYTQVKTVSLRGTGV from the coding sequence ATGACGATCGCCCCTCCCGGCCCGCAGGCCGGCTCGCCCCTGCTCATCGACGACGCCCAGCTGATCGGCGGCGACTGGGTCCCCGCCGCGGGCGGGCAGACCATCGACGTGATCAACCCCGCCACCGGTGAGGTGCTCGGCCGGGTCCCGCGCGGCGGTGCCGACGACGTCGACGCCGCCGTGCGCGCGGCCGAGGCCGCCTTCCCCGCCTGGCGGGACACCAACGCCACCGCCCGCGGTGCGCTGATCACCCGCTGGGCCCAGCTGATCGACCAGCACGCGACCGAGCTGGACCAGCTGGAGTCCCAGGAGGTCGGCCGGCCCAGCTGGGGCCCGCCGCCGATGTCCCGGATCCTGAACTTCATCGCCGGCCAGGCGGACAAGGTGCAGGGCGTCACCCTGCCCACCTACACCCCCGACGCCATCGGGCTCACCCTGCGCGAGCCCTACGGCGTGGTGGGCGCGGTCATCCCGTGGAACGCCCCTGCGCCGATGTTCGTCAACGACGTCGGCCCGGCGATCGCCGCCGGCAACACCATCGTGATCAAGCCGGCCGAGGACGCCCCGCTGACCGCGCTGGCGCTGGCCAAGCTGGCGCTGGAGGCGGGCATCCCGCCGGGCGTGGTCAACGTGGTCACCGGCTACGGCCACGAGGCCGGCGCCGCGATCCCGGCGCACCCGCGGATCCGGCGGATGAGCTTCACCGGCTCGCCGGACACCGGTGCCCTGGTGATGGCCGCGTGCGCGCAGAACCTCACCCCGCTGCACCTGGAGCTGGGCGGCAAGTCCCCGCAGGTCATCCTGGCCGGCGCCGACCTGGACGCCGCCATCCCGGCGATCGCCATGGGCATCACGATGAACACCGGCCAGATCTGCGCCGCCGGCTCGCGCGTGGTGGTCGAGCGCTCGATCCACGCCGAGGTCGTGCAGCGCCTGGCCGAGCAGATGTCGAAGGTCAAGGTCGGCCCCTGGTACGAGCAGGTCAACATGGGCCCGCTGATCAACGGCAAGCAGCACGAGCGGGTGCTGAAGTACATGCAGCTGGGCCAGGAGGAGGGCGCCGACCTCGTGCTGGGCGGTGGCCGCCCGTCCGGCGAGCAGTACGAGCGCGGGTTCTTCGTCGAGCCGACGCTGTTCGACAACGTCGACCCGGCGATGCGGATCCACCAGGAGGAGATCTTCGGCCCGGTCCTCGGGGTCACCCCCGTCGCCGACGAGGCCGAGGCCCTCGCGGTCGCCAACGGCACCGACTACGGCCTGGTCGCCTCGGTGTGGACCAACGACGTCGGCCAGGCCGTCCGGTTCGCCCGCGGCCTGCAGGCCGGCCAGGTGGCGGTCAACGCCGCGCTCGGCGCCGGCGTCATCGGCGGCCCCTTCGGCGGCTACAAGCGCAGTGGCTTCGGCCGCACCATGGGCGCCGACGCCGTCCTGGACTACACCCAGGTCAAGACCGTCTCGCTGCGCGGCACCGGTGTCTGA